The genome window TTGACCTGAAGACAGGGCGTAAAGTCCTGTATTGGCATGACCCCATGGTCCCGGGAAACAAGTTCGACAAACCTGGTAAAAGTCCTTTCATGGATATGCAGTTGGTCCCGGTCTTTGCGGATGAAGGCTCGGAAGATGGTGGGGTAAAAGTCAGTTCTAGACTTCAACAGAATCTCGGTATTCGCTTTGCGACCGTAAGACGCGAAGAAGTACGGGATGCATTTGAAATGGTCGGCACAACGCAGTTTGATGAGAGCGCATCGGAAGTCGTGCAAAGCCGCGTGACGGGATACATCGACAAACTATATGCCCGCTCACCTCAACAACGCATTCAGCGCGGTGAAGCAATCGCTTCTATTTTTGTTCCCGACTGGATTGCACCACAAGAAGAATATCTGGCACTCAAGCGTGGTGGCAATACCGAACTGGCGGTAGCTGCTCGGCAAAGAATGCGAGCGATGTCTATCCCGGACGGATTGATCAATCAGGTGGATCGTACCGGCCAATCCCAAAAGCACTTCACGCTGACATCCCCAGTTTCCGGCGTCATTACCGAGTTGTCCGTACGCGATGGTGCGATGGTAACGCCCGGCATGACCATTGCGAAAGTCGCAGGTTTGAACAAAGTGTGGCTGGTAGCAGAAGTCCCCGAAGCACTGAGCAATACAGTCCGTTCCGGCATGGCGGTTGAAACTACATTCTCCGGCGATGCGAATAGGAAATACAACGGTCAGGTTCGCGAAATCCTGCCGGGTATCAGTAATGCGACGCGGACCTTGCAGGCTCGACTGGAGCTGGATAATCGTGATGGCAGTCTTACACCCGGCATGCTCATGCGTGTTCGCCTGGATGCTGAGAAGCCAGTTTCGCGGCTTCTAGTTCCGAGTGAGGCCGTGATTGCAAACGGCAAGCAATTCGTCGTGCTGGTGGTTGGCGAAAACAACAGCATGCAACCTATGGTGGTGACTACTGGCCGGGATATCGGCAACGATACCGAGATTTTGAGTGGTTTGAGTGAAGGCCAGAAAGTGGTCGCTTCGGGGCAATTTCTTATTGATTCAGAAGCAAGTCTGAAATCGGTATTGCCTAAGTTTGCTGGTAATAAGCAGGCGATGCAGCCAGCAGCTTCTCCTGTTTATCGTGGCATAGGTACTGTAGAGAAAGTGACACCTAAAGCGCTAACTCTTTCGCACAAGCCGATTCCGGACCTTGAATGGGGTGCGATGACAATGGACTTTAGCAAGTCGCGTCCTGAGCTATTCAGCGAGATAAAAACAGGGCAGGAAGTTGAGTTCTCATTCCGGGAAAATGACGACGGCTACCTGCTAGAAAGCGTCAAACCGGTCGGAGGAAAGCAATGATTGCGCGAATTATTCGCTGGTCCATTAGCAACCGATTTTGGGTACTGCTTGCTGCCCTCGTCATCGCGGGCTGGGGACTTTGGTCCTTGAGTAAAACGCCGTTGGACGCGCTGCCAGACCTGTCGGACACACAAGTCATCATTCGTGCACAGTATCCTGGCAAGGCCCCGCAGATAGTGGAAGACCAAGTTACCTATCCACTAACCACAGCACTGTTGGCTGTTCCGGGTGCTAAGACTGTCCGCGGTTACTCCTTCTTTGGCGACTCATTCGTCTATGTTCTTTTTGACGATGCGACGGACCAATACTGGGCTCGCTCCAGAGTGTTGGAATACATCAGTCAGGTGCAAAGCCGCTTACCGCAAGGTGTGCGCGCCGAACTTGGGCCGGATGGAACCGGAGTCGGTTGGGTATTTGAATATGCGCTGGTCGACCGTACTGGGCAAAACGACCTCAGTCAATTACGAACCTTGAATGACTGGTTTCTGAAGTTCGAGCTCAAAACCGTCCCTGACGTAGCAGAGGTCGCCAGCATCGGTGGCATGGTGAAGCAGTATCAAGTCATTCTTGACCCAGACAAGTTACGCGCATTCGGTATCTCGCATGCAAAGGTGCTGGATGCACTGGCGAAGGCGAATCAGGAATCCGGTGGTTCGGTCGTTGAGATGGCCGAGACCGAATATATGGTCCGCTCGCATGGGTATCTGCGTTCTCTGGAAGATTTCCGCAATGTCCTGCTGAATGCAAATGAGGCAGGTACACCGGTAATACTCAGGGATGTGGCAACAGTGCGCATTGGCCCTGAAATGCGTCGTGGTATTGCAGAGTTGAATGGCGAAGGTGAAGTCGCTGGTGGCGTTGTTGTCATGCGCTCAGGTAAGAACGCGTTGGAGACCATCAAGGCAGTCAAGGCAAAATTCGCCACTCTGCAAAATTCACTTCCGAAAGATGTGGAGGTGGTCACGACCTATGACCGCTCCAAGCTGATTACGGCAGCCGTGATTAATCTTCGCGACAAGCTGATTGAAGAGTTTGTCGTGGTCGCACTGGTTTGCGCTATTTTTCTCTTTCATCTGCGCAGTGCGTTGGTTGCCATCATCTCGTTACCCTTGGGTGTGCTCACTGCTTTCATTGTGATGCGCTACCAAGGCGTCAATGCCAATCTGATGTCATTGGGTGGCATCGCCATTGCTGTTGGTGCGATGGTCGATGCAGCAATTGTCATGATTGAGAATGCGCACAAGCATCTGGAAGCCTATGCGCACGCGCATCCTAATCAGGAAATTAATGCACGTGAGCGATGGGATTTGATTGCAGAGTCGGCTATAGAGGTTGGGCCAGCGCTATTCTTTTCGCTACTTATTGTTACGCTTTCTTTCATTCCTGTGTTCGCCCTGGAAGCGCAGGAAGGCAAGCTGTTTGCGCCGCTCGCCTATACAAAAACCTACACCTTGGCGGCGGCAGCTGGCCTGGCGATTACTTTGATTCCTGTGCTGATGGGATACATGATTCGCGGACGTATTCCTAGCGAAGCATCGAATCCGATTAATCGTGTACTGATACGTGCGTATCGACCTTGGTTGAATGCAAGTTTGGCGCATCCGAAATGGACGATTGTCATTGCGTTCATCGGTCTTGTCCTGACAGTGATTCCGCTGTCCAAGCTGGGGGGCGAGTTCTTGCCACCGCTGGACGAAGGTGATTTGTTGTACATGCCTTCTGCATTGCCCGGACTGTCCGCATCCAAAGCTAGCGAATTGCTGCAACAGACCGACCGACTAATAAAAACTGTTCCTGAGGTCGCCACGGTCTTTGGTAAAGCCGGCCGCGCAGAATCGGCAACGGACCCTGCACCTTTAGAAATGTTTGAAACGACCATACAGTTCAAACCGAAAGACCAATGGCGTGCCGGCATGACATCCGCCAAGCTCATTGAAGAACTCGACCGGATAGTCAAAGTTCCAGGACTATCGAATGTTTGGGTGCCGCCTATCCGTAATCGTATCGACATGCTCTCAACCGGTATCAAGACGCCTGTCGGTGTGAAGGTCTCAGGTGCCGACCTCGGCCAAATCGAAAAAATCGCCACGCAAATCGAAGTAGTCGTCAAAAAAGTGCCGGGGGTGACTTCTGCATTAGCGGAGCGTGTCAGTGGCGGACGCTATATCGATGTCGATATAGACCGAGCAAAAGGCGCGCGATACGGCCTTGCAGTAACGGACGTGCAATCGGTTATTTCATCTGCGATTGGGGGCGAAAACATTGGTGAAGTTATAGATGGACGCCAACGCTTTCCTATCAATGTCCGTTATCCACAGGATTACCGTAACTCCGTGCAAACGCTGCGTGACTTTCCTATCGTCACAGACAGAGGCGCACAAGTAAGGCTGGGTGATATTACAAACATCAAAGTAACCGATGGGCCGCCAATGATACGCAGCGAAAACGCACGACTTTCTGGCTGGGTCTATGTCGATGTACGTGGAACCGACTTGCACTCAGCCGTGAAGGCGATGCAGGCAGCAGTGGCGAAAGAAGTAAAACTCCCACCTGGATATGCAATTGGCTGGTCGGGACAATTTGAATACCTAGAGCGGGCCGTCGCCAAGTTGCAAACAGTGATTCCGCTGACGTTGGCTGTCATCTTCATTCTGCTGTACCTGGCATTCCACTCCATATCGGAAGCATTCCTGCTTATGCTGACTGTGCCTTTTGCACTTATTGGCGGCTTCTGGTTTGTGTGGTTTCTTGGCCATGCTGTTTCAGTGGCTACTGCGGTTGGTTTTATAGCATTGGCAGGACTGGCGGCTGAGTTTGGCGTCGTGATGCTGGTTTATCTACGCAACTCATTGAATCAACGATTGCAGTCAGGCTTGCCGTTGAGCAAGGAACTCATTGCGGAAGCGATACGAGAAGGAGCTGTATTGCGTGTGCGTCCGAAAGCCATGACAGTGGCAGTTATCTTGGCCGGCCTTATCCCGATTATGTTCGGTAGTGGCGCTGGCTCTGAAGTAATGCAGCGAATTGCCGCACCTATGGTGGGCGGCATGATTACCGCACCGTTGTTGTCGCTGTTTGTAATTCCAGCAGCATGGCGTTTGCTTCAAGAACGCAAACTACGTTTAGCAGCAGGAAAGAAATCAATCTAACTAGTAAGGAGTATCAAATGAAAAAATCGCTTTTAAATCTGGTAGCAGTCTTTGGATTTTCTTTTATTGCTATAACTGCCTACGCAGAACAGGGCAGCAGGGGAATAGATATGAGTGGCATGAAGAAGGACAAAATACCAGGCAATCCAATGAATACGATGTCTCTGTCTGACGGTGTGGTGAACGCCGTTGAGAAAGAAAATAGTCACATTACTTTGAAACACGGTCGCATCAAGAGCGCGACAGTAGAGATGGGACCTATGACTATGTCGTTTGCTGTGAAAGACAAAGGGTTACTTTCCGACGTCAAAGTCGGCGACAAGGTAAAGTTTACGGTCGAGAACATTGATGGCACTGCTACAGTGACGGTTTTGTCTATTCAAAAATAACTCTATCGGGAAGAATACATCGCTGATGGAGTAAATAACTCGGGAGAATTTGGCATACGCTATTGGTATGCCATTTCTGATAATTTCGGGTTATTTTTGTTGCGACGACGGAAAATAAAGACTAAATGCAGTCTTGCTCTCCCCAGACACAACAGAGACACTGCCTCCATGTGCCTGCATGATCGCGCGCGTTATGGAAAGGCCCAAACCAGCTGAGTCGGATTCCGATTTTTTGCGAGATTTATCGGCCCGATAAAAACGATCAAACAGATGCGGTTGAATTTCGATAGGTATTTCTTTTCCATCGTTTTCTACAGTAACGACGGTCCCGGCTTGTGCTGCCTTTATCTTTATAGAAATAGTTCCGTGCGATGGTGTATATCGAAGTGCATTCGACAACAAGTTGTTTAATGCACGGCGAAACATGAGGCGATCTCCGATAACAACAGCGTCTCCTTCACATCGCAAGGTCACTTCTTTTTCTTCGGCTAAGGCTTCGTAGAATTCCAGCAAAGCTTGGCACTCTTGCGCCATATTTAGTTTCTCAACAGATGGAAGGGCAAGTCCGTTTTCTGTTTGTGCCAGAAACAGCATGTCAGATATGGTCTTTCCCAGCCGTTGAAGCTCCTCTGCATTTGAGCTGAGAGAATCTCTGTAATCAGCAGCACTACGACTCTGATTCAAAACAACATGAGTCTGTGTAAGCATATTGCTGATGGGGGTGCGAAGTTCATGTGCAAGGTCTGCGGAAAATTCCGTCAATCTGGCGATATCATTTTGAAGGCGATCAAGCATGGCATTAAGTTTGACCGCCAGATCCGTCATTTCTGTCGGCACTGCATCTACAGGCATGCGCTCCTTCATGTTCTGGGATGTAACGGCTTGTGCGCGCGCTGCCATCGTTCGCAAAGGAGATAGACCTTGTCTTGCAGCCCACCAACCCAGCATAATAGTAGCCATTGCCGCGACCAAGATGTAGAGCATCAACGTAGTTCGGAACATGCTCATAAAATGCGTGTGTATTGCCTTGTCGACAGCAATAACGACAATAACGGGCGAGCCGACGGACGCTTTCAGTTCAGCACGAATAGCTTGAAACTCTCGATGTGCATCGATCCTTACATCAAAATCGTTCTCGGTCTCGATATTAGGTTCGCGTGACAGAATTGCATCGCGAAAAGGCCCCAACGTGGAATAAATTTCCTTTCCGTCGATATCTCGGACATCCACGTAAAAATCAGGATGATTGTGCAAGGCCTCGCCAAATGTCTGGCTGATCGAATCTATCCCTTTTTCTTTGATGACTTTTTGAATCAACTGCAATTCGTTTTGAAGCAGTAATTGATCTTGTTCTGCAAAGTGTTCTTCGATAGCCGATGAAATGAGTGTGCCGAAACCAACCAAAACTGCTACAGAAGTGGCTGCGAATAAAGTAGTTAATCGCGCTGTCAGTGAGTTTCTGAACATTACACGCCTCTGGCATCTGCTGGATCTTCCAGAACATATCCGACGCCCCGAATCGTGGAGATTAACTTCGGATCGTAATCGTCATCCATTTTGGC of Janthinobacterium sp. Marseille contains these proteins:
- a CDS encoding efflux RND transporter permease subunit; its protein translation is MIARIIRWSISNRFWVLLAALVIAGWGLWSLSKTPLDALPDLSDTQVIIRAQYPGKAPQIVEDQVTYPLTTALLAVPGAKTVRGYSFFGDSFVYVLFDDATDQYWARSRVLEYISQVQSRLPQGVRAELGPDGTGVGWVFEYALVDRTGQNDLSQLRTLNDWFLKFELKTVPDVAEVASIGGMVKQYQVILDPDKLRAFGISHAKVLDALAKANQESGGSVVEMAETEYMVRSHGYLRSLEDFRNVLLNANEAGTPVILRDVATVRIGPEMRRGIAELNGEGEVAGGVVVMRSGKNALETIKAVKAKFATLQNSLPKDVEVVTTYDRSKLITAAVINLRDKLIEEFVVVALVCAIFLFHLRSALVAIISLPLGVLTAFIVMRYQGVNANLMSLGGIAIAVGAMVDAAIVMIENAHKHLEAYAHAHPNQEINARERWDLIAESAIEVGPALFFSLLIVTLSFIPVFALEAQEGKLFAPLAYTKTYTLAAAAGLAITLIPVLMGYMIRGRIPSEASNPINRVLIRAYRPWLNASLAHPKWTIVIAFIGLVLTVIPLSKLGGEFLPPLDEGDLLYMPSALPGLSASKASELLQQTDRLIKTVPEVATVFGKAGRAESATDPAPLEMFETTIQFKPKDQWRAGMTSAKLIEELDRIVKVPGLSNVWVPPIRNRIDMLSTGIKTPVGVKVSGADLGQIEKIATQIEVVVKKVPGVTSALAERVSGGRYIDVDIDRAKGARYGLAVTDVQSVISSAIGGENIGEVIDGRQRFPINVRYPQDYRNSVQTLRDFPIVTDRGAQVRLGDITNIKVTDGPPMIRSENARLSGWVYVDVRGTDLHSAVKAMQAAVAKEVKLPPGYAIGWSGQFEYLERAVAKLQTVIPLTLAVIFILLYLAFHSISEAFLLMLTVPFALIGGFWFVWFLGHAVSVATAVGFIALAGLAAEFGVVMLVYLRNSLNQRLQSGLPLSKELIAEAIREGAVLRVRPKAMTVAVILAGLIPIMFGSGAGSEVMQRIAAPMVGGMITAPLLSLFVIPAAWRLLQERKLRLAAGKKSI
- a CDS encoding heavy metal sensor histidine kinase, with translation MFRNSLTARLTTLFAATSVAVLVGFGTLISSAIEEHFAEQDQLLLQNELQLIQKVIKEKGIDSISQTFGEALHNHPDFYVDVRDIDGKEIYSTLGPFRDAILSREPNIETENDFDVRIDAHREFQAIRAELKASVGSPVIVVIAVDKAIHTHFMSMFRTTLMLYILVAAMATIMLGWWAARQGLSPLRTMAARAQAVTSQNMKERMPVDAVPTEMTDLAVKLNAMLDRLQNDIARLTEFSADLAHELRTPISNMLTQTHVVLNQSRSAADYRDSLSSNAEELQRLGKTISDMLFLAQTENGLALPSVEKLNMAQECQALLEFYEALAEEKEVTLRCEGDAVVIGDRLMFRRALNNLLSNALRYTPSHGTISIKIKAAQAGTVVTVENDGKEIPIEIQPHLFDRFYRADKSRKKSESDSAGLGLSITRAIMQAHGGSVSVVSGESKTAFSLYFPSSQQK
- a CDS encoding copper-binding protein — its product is MKKSLLNLVAVFGFSFIAITAYAEQGSRGIDMSGMKKDKIPGNPMNTMSLSDGVVNAVEKENSHITLKHGRIKSATVEMGPMTMSFAVKDKGLLSDVKVGDKVKFTVENIDGTATVTVLSIQK
- a CDS encoding efflux RND transporter periplasmic adaptor subunit, whose protein sequence is MKSKFALKAIVLALAGAGLMFGGYWLGTQSSMNGTSSSGAATERVDLKTGRKVLYWHDPMVPGNKFDKPGKSPFMDMQLVPVFADEGSEDGGVKVSSRLQQNLGIRFATVRREEVRDAFEMVGTTQFDESASEVVQSRVTGYIDKLYARSPQQRIQRGEAIASIFVPDWIAPQEEYLALKRGGNTELAVAARQRMRAMSIPDGLINQVDRTGQSQKHFTLTSPVSGVITELSVRDGAMVTPGMTIAKVAGLNKVWLVAEVPEALSNTVRSGMAVETTFSGDANRKYNGQVREILPGISNATRTLQARLELDNRDGSLTPGMLMRVRLDAEKPVSRLLVPSEAVIANGKQFVVLVVGENNSMQPMVVTTGRDIGNDTEILSGLSEGQKVVASGQFLIDSEASLKSVLPKFAGNKQAMQPAASPVYRGIGTVEKVTPKALTLSHKPIPDLEWGAMTMDFSKSRPELFSEIKTGQEVEFSFRENDDGYLLESVKPVGGKQ